A single region of the Triticum dicoccoides isolate Atlit2015 ecotype Zavitan chromosome 2B, WEW_v2.0, whole genome shotgun sequence genome encodes:
- the LOC119364766 gene encoding uncharacterized protein LOC119364766 codes for MLVLRFNLLLLSLLLLLLVRPAAYPMCFCLLPEVVRSLLSLCLIKSVIAVIFLGVLEKAWLGMWGHAMAEAHVRQEESGRHEGGHVDVIVALTHFSPPMLYTRGHHLYISSSEGDLVAHGEAIQGEDSRFCAQPLLPIKGGEVVASMPSALGRWCCASAAGIMQGRWEATVPPLPPSSKYMIAASR; via the exons ATGCTTGTTCTACGGTTCAACCTACTTCTCCTATCACTGTTGCTTCTTCTTCTCGTCCGTCCTGCTGCTTACCCAATGTGCTTCTGCTTGCTGCCTGAG GTTGTACGATCTCTTCTGTCGCTGTGTCTCATCAAG TCTGTTATTGCCGTTATCTTCTTGGGAGTACTTGAGAAGGCGTGGCTGGGAATGTGGGGACACGCCATGGCAGAGGCGCATGTTCGGCAGGAGGAGTCAGGGAGGCATGAAGGTGGACATGTGGATGTTATCGTGGCATTGACACATTTCTCTCCACCGATGCTATATACCAGG GGTCATCATTTGTATATTTCCTCTTCGGAGGGTGATCTCGTCGCCCACGGAGAAGCAATCCAAGGAGAAGATAGTAGGTTCTGCGCCCAACCTCTGCTCCCTATCAAAGGAGGGGAAGTGGTTGCGAGCATGCCATCAGCGTTGGGTCGATGGTGTTGTGCCTCGGCAGCTGGGATCATGCAAGGCAGATGGGAAGCAACAGTGCCGCCTCTCCCCCCGAGCTCCAAATACATGATAGCAGCATCGAGGTGA